A stretch of the Vigna radiata var. radiata cultivar VC1973A chromosome 7, Vradiata_ver6, whole genome shotgun sequence genome encodes the following:
- the LOC106765430 gene encoding probable inactive purple acid phosphatase 27 has protein sequence MKMRAEGFLNMMNMVAVVAWLVSFNIVFCFAHIHGFGDQPLSKIAIDKAVVSLHSAASITATPSLLGTKGEDTQWVTVDIDYPEPSADDWVGVFSPAKLNSSTCPPVSDPREEIPYICSAPVKFQFLNYSNSHYTKTGKGSLKFQLINQRADFSFALFSGGLLNPKLVAVSNFISFVNPKVPLYPRLAQGKSWDEMTVTWTSGYHINEAIPFVEWGSEGKTPVQSPAGTLTFGRNSMCGSPARTVGWRDPGFIHTSFLKNLWPNLVYTYRLGHLLSNGSYIWSKKYSFKSSPYPGQDSLQRVIIFGDMGKAERDGSNEYNAYQPGSLNTTDQLIKDLENIDIVFHIGDITYANGYISQWDQFTAQVEPIASTVPYMIASGNHERDWPNTGSFYDTTDSGGECGVLAQNMFFVPADNRANFWYATDYGMFHFCIADSEHDWREGTEQYKFIEHCLATVDRQKQPWLIFVAHRVLGYSSDSWYAMEGSFEEPMGRESLQKLWQKYKVDIAFYGHVHNYERTCPIYQNQCVNDERSQYSGVVNGTIHVVAGGAGSHLSDFSKVIPKWSLYRDYDFGFVKLTAFNHSSLLFEYKKSSDGKVYDSFTVSRDYKDVLACVHDACEATTSAT, from the exons ATGAAGATGAGGGCAGAAGGGTTCCTTAACATGATGAATATGGTAGCGGTGGTGGCGTGGTTGGTGAGCTTCAACATCGTTTTTTGTTTTGCTCATATTCATGGTTTTGGGGACCAACCACTCTCCAAGATTGCCATTGATAAAGCTGTTGTGTCTCTCCATTCTGCCGCTTCCATCACTGCCACACCGTCGCTTCTTGGTACGAAG GGTGAGGATACCCAATGGGTGACAGTAGATATTGATTACCCTGAACCATCTGCAGATGATTGGGTTGGAGTTTTCTCTCCTGCAAAGCTCAA TTCATCAACATGTCCACCTGTGAGTGATCCAAGAGAAGAGATTCCGTACATATGCTCAGCCCCGGTTAAG TTCCAGTTTTTGAATTACTCCAACTCACACTATACAAAGACAGGAAAAGGTTCTTTGAAGTTCCAGTTGATCAATCAACGTGCAGATTTCTCGTTTGCTCTATTTTCAGGAGGACTATTAAAT CCTAAGCTTGTGGCAGTTTCCAATTTCATATCATTTGTCAATCCTAAGGTGCCTCTATATCCACGACTTGCTCAGGGGAAGTCTTGGGATGAA ATGACAGTTACCTGGACTAGTGGATATCACATAAATGAAGCTATACCGTTTGTTGAGTGGGGTTCTGAGGGTAAAACACCAGTGCAATCTCCTGCCGGAACATTGACATTTGGTCGTAACAGCATGTGTG GTTCACCTGCACGAACTGTTGGCTGGCGTGACCCTGGTTTCATACATACAAGTTTTCTAAAAAATCTTTGGCCAAACTTAGT GTATACCTATCGATTAGGGCATCTACTGTCTAACGGTTCTTATATTTGGAGCAAGAAATATTCATTTAAGTCATCACCTTATCCTGGACAGGACTCACTGCAACGTGTTATCATATTTGGTGACATGGGAAAG GCCGAGCGTGATGGTTCAAATGAGTATAATGCCTATCAACCTGGTTCGCTTAACACCACTGACCAGCTCATCAAGGATTTAGAAAATATTGACATTGTTTTCCACATAGGAGATATAACTTATGCAAACGGATACATCTCGCAGTGGGACCAATTCACTGCTCAAGTGGAACCAATTGCATCAACAGTACCTTACATGATTGCCAG TGGTAATCACGAACGTGATTGGCCCAACACAGGATCCTTTTATGACACTACAGATTCAGGTGGCGAATGTGGAGTTTTGGCCCAGAACATGTTTTTTGTTCCAGCAGACAACAGAGCAAACTTTTG GTACGCGACGGATTATGGCATGTTCCACTTCTGCATAGCTGACAGTGAACATGATTGGAGAGAAGGAACAGAACAATACAAATTCATTGAGCATTGCCTTGCAACAGTAGACAGACAGAAACAACCCTGGTTGATTTTTGTGGCCCATCGTGTGCTTGGATATTCTTCTGATTCTTGGTATGCCATGGAGGGTTCATTTGAAGAGCCCATGGGAAGGGAAAGTCTGCAGAAACTCTGGCAGAAATATAAAGTAGATATTGCATTTTATGGTCATGTCCATAACTACGAAAGGACATGCCCCATATATCAG AATCAATGTGTGAATGATGAAAGGTCTCAGTATTCTGGAGTTGTAAATGGAACAATTCATGTTGTTGCTGGAGGTGCAGGAAGCCACTTGTCAGATTTCAGTAAAGTAATCCCAAAGTGGAGTCTTTACAGAGACTATGACTTTGGGTTTGTAAAGTTGACAGCATTCAATCATTCATCTCTCCTCTTTGAATACAAGAAAAGCAGTGATGGAAAGGTCTACGATTCTTTCACCGTTTCAAGGGATTATAAAGATGTCTTAGCCTGTGTGCATGATGCCTGCGAAGCAACCACTTCAGCAACTTGA
- the LOC106768832 gene encoding pentatricopeptide repeat-containing protein At1g26460, mitochondrial, translating to MASQMILFRTRSLLFSKPSSLVKTISTFPFLSQEPQLTDPAPLPPNPASGSPLYHQNWRTPVPYSHSSDHEIAPIGFYNRSSFDSYDPKALLDFFGDCMASNEWNEVKKTFETWVGALDKTGKPNRPDVNLFNHYLRANLMLGSSPSELLDLVAQMDDFNVKPNTASFNLVLKAMCQANETAAAEKLLQRMLQTGNDTLPDDQSYDLLIGMLFSTDQIDSAFKYIDQILKSGNVLSMKVFMNCVRRCLSKGRLDTLVTIIERCRASDVNKALCPNWDLCNFIIETATREDNSKLAFYGLEYMARWIVKAERQRAPIFLSVDEGLVLSAILTAGRTYDSELLGASWAVLDRSLRKKKAPNPESYLGKIYALASMGNLQKAFSTLNEYELAYGDAGEEAEELFCPFTSLHPLVLACSKKGFETLDNVYFQLENLNHAERPYKSVAALNCVILGCANIWDLDRAYQTFESIGSTFGLSPDIHSYNGLICAFGKLKKTQEASKVFEHLVSLGLKPNAKSYSLLIEAHLINRDVKSALAVIDDMMSAGFEPSKSILKKVRRRCMREMDYESDDRVQSLANSLNYRLGSESRGDILFNLDYSGGYA from the exons ATGGCGTCGCAAATGATCCTCTTCCGCACGCGTTCCCTTCTCTTCTCCAAGCCCTCTTCCCTCGTCAAAACCATATCCACATTCCCCTTCCTCTCGCAGGAGCCTCAGCTGACAGATCCCGCTCCTCTCCCTCCCAACCCCGCCTCCGGCAGCCCTCTCTACCACCAAAACTGGCGCACTCCTGTCCCCTACTCCCATTCCTCCGACCACGAGATCGCTCCCATCGGATTCTACAACCGCTCATCCTTCGATTCCTACGACCCTAAGGCACTACTCGACTTCTTCGGCGATTGCATGGCCTCCAACGAGTGGAACGAAGTCAAGAAAACCTTCGAGACCTGGGTCGGCGCCCTCGACAAGACCGGCAAGCCCAACCGTCCCGACGTCAACCTCTTCAACCACTACCTCCGCGCCAACCTCATGCTCGGCTCCTCACCCTCCGAACTTCTCGACCTCGTCGCTCAGATGGACGATTTCAATGTGAAGCCCAATACGGCGTCGTTTAACCTCGTCCTCAAAGCCATGTGCCAGGCCAACGAAACCGCCGCCGCGGAAAAATTGCTCCAACG gATGCTGCAGACAGGAAATGATACTCTCCCTGATGACCAATCATACGACTTGCTCATTGGAATGCTCTTTTCCACAGACCAGATTGATTCTGCGTTCAAATATAtagatcaaattttgaaatctggtAACGTCTTGTCAATGAAGGTATTTATGAACTGTGTACGGAGATGTCTCAGTAAGGGAAGGCTTGATACATTGGTGACAATAATTGAAAGGTGCAGG GCATCAGATGTAAACAAAGCTCTCTGCCCCAACTGGGACTTGTgcaattttattattgaaactGCAACTCGGGAGGATAATAGCAAACTAGCTTTTTATGGCCTGGAGTATATGGCTAGATGGATTGTAAAGGCTGAACGTCAAAGAGCCCCTATATTTTTGTCTGTAGATGAAGGTTTAGTTCTGTCAGCAATTTTGACTGCTGGTAGAACCTATGATTCTGAGTTGCTAGGGGCATCATGGGCTGTGTTGGACCGCTCACTGCGTAAAAAGAAAGCCCCTAATCCTGAGTCATACCTAGGGAAGATATATGCCCTTGCATCAATGGGAAATCTGCAAAAGGCTTTTAGTACTCTGAATGAGTATGAATTGGCTTATGGAGACGCGGGTGAAGAAGCTGAAGAACTTTTCTGCCCCTTTACCTCGTTACATCCATTGGTTTTGGCATGCTCTAAGAAGGGTTTTGAGACTCTAGATAAT GTTTATTTTCAACTGGAGAATTTAAATCATGCCGAGCGTCCTTATAAATCTGTTGCTGCACTAAACTGCGTCATTTTAGGATGTGCAAACATATGGGACCTTGATCGAGCTTATCAAACTTTTGAGTCAATTGGATCTACTTTTGGGTTGAGCCCTGATATTCATTCATACAATGGGCTGATATGTGCCTTTGGGAAGCTCAAGAAG ACACAGGAAGCTTCAAAAGTGTTTGAGCACCTTGTGAGTCTGGGTCTCAAGCCTAATGCAAAATCATATTCCCTGCTAATTGAGGCCCACCTGATTAACCGGGATGTCAAATCTGCTCTTGCAGTGATTGATGATATG ATGTCTGCTGGATTTGAACCGTCAAAATCGATTCTGAAAAAGGTCAGACGGCGATGCATGAGAGAAATGGACTACGAAAGTGATGACCGAGTACAATCACTGGCAAATTCCTTGAATTATAGATTGGGTTCAGAAAGCCGAGGGGACATTCTCTTTAATCTTGACTACAGTGGGGGTTATGCTTGA